From Spirochaetaceae bacterium, one genomic window encodes:
- a CDS encoding ABC transporter substrate-binding protein has product MTVTITRTLVVALVLVLTATGLWAAGAEEEPAAATATEKETVFDPATGMTWTAPEYGGTLTSAVTVFPPSTDNWWNLGWAPHLIGGVVERLAFADWGLSRDIWNGRIYSVVTPEMTTGALAESWSMPDDTTFIWNIRQGVHWHDKAPMNGREFDAYDVEWNFHRYFGLGDFSEDGPNAAVGAVVGGVGIESVTATDQWTVEVKLTKPHLDVLGKFLNGYFFVHAPEQIEEYGDAKDWRNLVGTGPFILTDFVEGSSATWEKNPNYWGYDEKFPDNRLPYVDQLRSLLMPDMSARLAALRTGKVDMMGNVGDAYITSIDDLESLQKTSPEIDVWPVYNPASGVLYMNVTSPAITADVNVRKALQMAVDRETISATYFKGLGDPAPYGYVHQSSKGWSWPYAEWPDEVKQEYTYNPERAEELLDAAGYPRGDDGYRFKIEIAQFSRYEPTYPELVMGYLDAIGVDSELFIQTSAESGALLNADTHEYEFVASYYGWFGSSGTNLTWISQSFDGRSHNKSKDPRIDALHLAAIESTDLDEFKSLIRQADEITVREHFALVKSSSPWFSVSQPWVQGYFGEAGMGNGERNTHLARLWIDSELKQATLGN; this is encoded by the coding sequence ATGACTGTAACAATCACCAGGACCTTGGTGGTTGCGCTGGTCCTGGTCCTGACCGCCACCGGCCTCTGGGCCGCTGGCGCAGAAGAGGAGCCGGCGGCGGCTACCGCTACCGAGAAGGAAACGGTGTTCGACCCCGCCACCGGCATGACGTGGACCGCGCCAGAGTATGGCGGGACACTCACGTCGGCCGTTACGGTCTTTCCTCCGAGTACTGACAACTGGTGGAATCTTGGCTGGGCGCCTCACCTCATCGGTGGCGTTGTGGAGCGGCTCGCGTTCGCCGACTGGGGACTATCCAGGGATATATGGAACGGTAGAATATACTCCGTTGTGACCCCGGAGATGACTACAGGGGCGCTGGCTGAAAGCTGGTCAATGCCCGACGACACAACGTTCATCTGGAACATCCGCCAGGGCGTTCACTGGCATGACAAGGCGCCGATGAACGGTCGCGAGTTCGATGCCTATGACGTCGAATGGAACTTTCACCGCTATTTCGGTCTGGGCGATTTCAGCGAAGACGGACCGAACGCCGCGGTGGGTGCTGTCGTCGGCGGTGTAGGTATCGAATCGGTAACGGCCACCGACCAATGGACGGTTGAGGTCAAGCTGACGAAGCCTCACCTCGATGTGCTGGGGAAATTTCTCAACGGCTACTTTTTTGTGCACGCCCCCGAGCAAATCGAGGAATACGGCGATGCCAAGGACTGGAGAAATCTGGTCGGCACCGGGCCCTTTATACTGACAGACTTCGTGGAGGGCAGCTCTGCAACCTGGGAGAAGAATCCCAACTACTGGGGCTACGACGAAAAATTCCCGGACAACCGGCTACCCTATGTTGATCAGTTGAGGTCCCTCCTTATGCCGGACATGTCAGCACGTCTGGCGGCACTGCGCACGGGTAAGGTTGACATGATGGGTAACGTCGGCGACGCTTATATTACCTCTATCGACGATTTGGAGAGCCTGCAGAAGACCAGCCCTGAAATCGACGTGTGGCCGGTTTACAACCCTGCATCGGGCGTTCTATACATGAACGTGACCTCGCCTGCCATAACTGCCGACGTCAATGTGCGCAAGGCACTGCAGATGGCAGTGGACCGCGAGACAATTTCCGCTACCTACTTCAAGGGGTTGGGAGATCCAGCACCTTATGGGTATGTACATCAAAGTTCCAAAGGGTGGTCCTGGCCATATGCAGAGTGGCCCGACGAGGTCAAGCAAGAATATACCTATAATCCTGAAAGGGCCGAGGAACTCCTTGATGCGGCCGGATATCCGCGCGGCGACGACGGCTATAGATTCAAGATCGAGATCGCCCAGTTCAGCAGGTACGAGCCGACCTATCCGGAACTCGTCATGGGGTACTTGGATGCCATTGGCGTTGACAGCGAACTTTTCATACAGACCAGCGCTGAGTCAGGAGCGCTATTGAATGCGGACACGCACGAGTATGAGTTTGTGGCCAGTTACTATGGCTGGTTTGGCAGCAGTGGCACCAACCTGACCTGGATAAGCCAAAGCTTTGATGGGAGAAGCCACAACAAATCGAAGGACCCGCGGATCGACGCCCTGCATCTTGCCGCCATCGAAAGTACCGACCTTGATGAGTTCAAGAGTCTTATCAGGCAGGCCGATGAGATCACGGTAAGGGAGCACTTTGCCCTGGTTAAGTCCAGCTCCCCTTGGTTCTCCGTGAGCCAGCCATGGGTCCAGGGATATTTCGGTGAAGCAGGTATGGGAAACGGTGAACGCAATACCCACCTGGCCCGCCTCTGGATTGATAGTGAGCTGAAGCAAGCAACGCTGGGGAATTAG